In Acidimicrobiales bacterium, a single window of DNA contains:
- a CDS encoding DUF3499 family protein: MNRLCARPGCSERATATLSYDYRARAVWLDGLAFEVDPANHDLCTRHADRLSPPQGWELHDLRVAVVEPMFRAARAS; encoded by the coding sequence ATGAACCGACTCTGCGCGCGCCCCGGTTGCAGTGAACGGGCGACCGCCACGCTCTCCTACGACTACCGAGCGCGCGCCGTGTGGCTCGACGGCCTCGCGTTCGAGGTCGATCCCGCGAACCACGACCTCTGCACCCGTCACGCCGACCGCCTGTCGCCGCCGCAGGGGTGGGAGCTCCACGACCTCCGGGTCGCCGTGGTCGAGCCGATGTTCCGGGCCGCCCGAGCCTCCTGA